A stretch of the Thermodesulfobacteriota bacterium genome encodes the following:
- a CDS encoding lactate utilization protein encodes MENPIENYWRIRLKDLKGNLEGNNFQVFIAQDIVEARTVVEKKIFPAIKPKSVSWGGSMTFTATGLYDILKNDPHLKVIDPYDKSISSEEILERRRQSLLVDLFLAGTNAVTQAGQLVNLDMIGNRVAGIAFGPKNVIVFIGRNKIVPDLESAMFRIKNHAAPINTMRLGKKTPCAQTSYCEECRSPNRICNTWTITEKSFPKGRIKVVLINQELGL; translated from the coding sequence ATGGAGAATCCTATTGAAAATTACTGGCGGATCCGGCTTAAAGATCTCAAAGGGAACCTGGAAGGAAACAATTTTCAAGTATTTATTGCTCAGGATATAGTAGAAGCCAGAACTGTTGTAGAGAAAAAAATTTTTCCCGCTATTAAACCCAAAAGCGTTTCGTGGGGAGGATCGATGACGTTTACTGCAACCGGCCTCTATGATATTTTGAAAAACGATCCTCACCTTAAAGTGATCGACCCATATGACAAAAGCATTTCTTCAGAGGAAATCCTTGAACGTCGCAGACAGTCTTTACTGGTTGATCTGTTTTTAGCAGGAACCAATGCAGTTACTCAAGCCGGTCAGCTGGTAAACCTGGATATGATCGGCAACCGAGTTGCTGGTATTGCATTCGGCCCTAAAAATGTGATTGTTTTTATCGGCCGGAATAAAATTGTTCCTGATTTAGAAAGCGCAATGTTTCGTATTAAAAATCATGCGGCACCGATTAACACCATGCGGCTGGGCAAAAAGACACCCTGTGCCCAAACCTCATATTGTGAAGAGTGCAGAAGTCCGAACCGTATCTGCAATACCTGGACGATCACCGAAAAATCATTTCCGAAGGGAAGAATCAAGGTTGTTTTGATTAACCAGGAGCTTGGGCTCTAA